A genome region from Brassica oleracea var. oleracea cultivar TO1000 chromosome C2, BOL, whole genome shotgun sequence includes the following:
- the LOC106323188 gene encoding F-box/LRR-repeat protein At3g58980-like, protein MARYVFLPFTPNLHFPKPNTALCFAANRKRFMDSADRVMLAVSGSCSAIRSFTLNSPLHVDSSHTKRWTRNVLNFKVSDFILDKTAFESLVLDESACKTLVDLKLDGAFKIPMLLEDTSFPALKSLTLAGAHFCSLGSFEKLISACSLLEELTVYWIFWELWKCSHILSCPNLKRLSIISLVNFVVELGSMSFDIPNLVYLDYSDDVQRQYPVVRLDSLVEAKLELMVKYGDRDGCDPSNLFKALRHVQKLKQVSMQAEIIRIYAQIFDYYREAVPVFENVSQLSLITDFGFCSSFLTLPSLPYVLKKFPNVHTLVIEGPLCGHDHSKIVCDCFSVDFVKLASPVKVLELTINKGSSDEMEQVKRFLEDLSCLELVKVRSFPKDDEEKLSLATRLLMLPRASSKCKIQVEFFSETSPRSCSYRMGKM, encoded by the exons ATGGCTCGGTATGTTTTCCTTCCCTTCACACCAAATCTCCACTTTCCCAAACCAAACACGGCCTTGTGTTTCGCTGCTAACCGAAAACGTTTCATGGATTCTGCTGATCGAGTCATGTTGGCTGTGTCAGGCAGTTGTTCTGCCATAAGGAGCTTCACTCTGAATTCTCCACTCCATGTCGACTCATCTCATACCAAACGTTGGACACGTAACGTGCTGAACTTTAAAGTCTCGGATTTTATTCTTGACAAAACAGCTTTTGAGTCGCTAGTCTTGGATGAATCAGCTTGCAAAACACTTGTTGACCTGAAACTAGATGGTGCTTTTAAAATCCCTATGCTTCTTGAGGACACTTCTTTTCCAGCTCTTAAGTCTCTCACTCTTGCTGGCGCACACTTCTGTAGTCTTGGATCGTTTGAAAAGCTTATTTCTGCTTGCTCTTTACTTGAGGAACTGACCGTGTATTGGATTTTTTGGGAACTTTGGAAATGTTCTCACATCCTGTCCTGTCCGAACCTTAAGAGACTTTCCATTATATCACTTGTCAATTTTGTAGTTGAGTTGGGGAGCATGAGTTTTGATATTCCCAATCTTGTCTACCTGGATTACTCTGACGATGTTCAGCGTCAGTATCCAGTTGTTAGGCTTGACTCCCTTGTTGAAGCTAAACTCGAACTTATGGTGAAATATGGAGATCGTGATGGTTGCGATCCATCGAATCTTTTTAAAGCATTGAGACATGTCCAGAAGCTTA AACAAGTTTCCATGCAGGCGGAGATTATAAGAATATATGCTCAA ATTTTTGATTACTACCGTGAAGCAGTGCCTGTGTTCGAAAACGTGAGCCAGTTATCTCTTATAACTGATTTTGGCTTCTGTTCATCTTTCTTGACTCTACCGTCTCTACCATATGTACTGAAGAAATTTCCAAATGTACACACTCTCGTCATCGAG GGTCCCTTGTGCGGCCATGATCATTCCAAAATTGTTTGCGATTGCTTCTCCGTAGATTTTGTTAAACTAGCATCTCCTGTGAAGGTTCTAGAACTAACAATAAACAAAGGAAGTAGCGATGAGATGGAGCAAGTCAAGCGTTTCTTGGAGGACTTGTCATGTCTTGAGCTCGTCAAAGTTCGTTCTTTCCCAAAAGACGACGAGGAGAAGTTGAGTCTTGCCACGCGTTTGCTCATGCTTCCTAGAGCTTCTTCCAAATGCAAGATACAGGTCGAGTTTTTTTCAGAAACATCTCCTCGTTCGTGTTCTTATAGAATGGGCAAGATGTAG